Within the Paenibacillus sp. AN1007 genome, the region CCAATAGCGGGTTTTTATTATGATTTGCATGACATATGTCCTAAAAAGCAATGAAAATGATCATATTGGAAAAGTAAAGCCCTTTTAGTCGAAAAAAAACAAATTTTTTTCCAAAATTGTGTCGTTCAGTACTCGCTTTCATAGGGCTTGTTCCTGTAAAATAGGAGGTAACTGATTCCAGCCAAGCATTGAAATAAGGAGAGACGACGATGAACACTAAGCCTGATTGCGACATTTCGTTGCAAATTGATGATTATCTGGATCTTTTGCATTTTGCCATCCAAATTCAAGATCAGGAATGGCGCCAGTCCCTTATCCAGCAGCTCAAAATATTTCAAACGGCACCGGAGCAGCATCATACTCCTGAAGAAGAATTATGGATGAGATTCGATTACATCAACAGCAAATTGACAGGTCTATGTCATCAGATTCATGCCGCTCATTCTGTGGATGAACGAAAAAAGTTCGAAGAACGTGTTGGTGTTTTGCAGCTGCAGCGGGTGGAAGTGGCACGTAAAATCAAATGGGCCAGCCGAAGGTAAATGATACCTGATGATAAGGTATCTGACATGGTTAACATGTAAGCAGGCATACCCACGATTGAGTTGAGACAAGATTGAATTACAAATTACATGATGATCCAGACGCATATAACTTCATATGAACGTACAAAGCCATGCTCCGCACGTAAAGGAGGTGGCTTTTTTGCTTGGAATAGAGAAGTTCTATAAGCATATCGGAATGTCCTATTAACCAGCATATTGCTCTGATTTCACTTCGAATGCTATTCTGTGATCAACCTAATTCCGACTATACAAGTAAGAATGGTTGTTGATAAAGATTCGGAACAGGGAAACAACTTATTAAGCTGTATCTACAGCCTGTGGAGGAGAATGGGAATGGTTAAAGAACGGGGGATACTGAATTTCCGAACAGCGCTGCTGTTCATCACCATGATGGCGGTGCTGGCAGGATGCAGTACAGGTACAGCCAGTAAAGATTCGGGAGCTGCAGCGGCAGAAGGCAGTGCCAAAGTGAAAAAAATCATTGTAGGAACGGGCACTCAGTTCCCGAATGTCTGCTTCATAGACGATAAAGGCCAATTGACCGGATACGATGTAGAATTGATCCGCGAGATCGACAAGCGCTTACCTGATTATGAGTTTGAGTTCAGCACGATGGATTTCAAAAACCTGCTGCTGAGTCTTGAAACGAAAAAAATTGATCTGATTGCACATCAGATGGAAGTGAATGAAGAGAGACAGGCCAAGTTCCTGTTTAACGACGAAGCTTATAATATTTTTCCAAATAAAGTTGTGGTGAGCCAGAAAAACGATACCGTGCATTCCATGGACGACCTGGAAGGCAAAAAATTGATCGTTGGTGCGACCAGCAATGCAGCGGTACTCGCTGAGAAATGGAATGCGGCACACGGTAATACGATCGACATTGTCTACTCCGGAGCCGGAGAAGACACAATTACCCAGATCAAAACAGGACGGGTGGATGCCACCATCAGCACACAGTTTGCCATCGATTATCAGAACAAAGCTGTGGATGCACAGCTGAAGACGGTAGGGGACGCGCTGTCCAACTCCAAAGTGTACTTTATTCTGAACAAGGATGAGCAGGAACTGAAAACTAAGGTAGATGAAGCACTTAAATCCATCAAGGCAGATGGAACGCTGGCTAAACTGAGCAAAGAATGGCTTGGGGCCAACTACACTGTTGAAGAATAATCAAGAAAGAGAACAACGATGAGAACGAGAAAGAGTTAGAGAAAGGTGTGCAGGTGGTCATGGGAAAAGCGTTTGATCTGTCACTTGTTCTGGACTTCGTCCCGGAACTGCTTCGATATCTGCATATTACACTGATTGTACTTGGCGGCTCCATAATGCTTGGACTTGTGGGCGGTGTGCTGCTGGCCGTGCCCCG harbors:
- a CDS encoding transporter substrate-binding domain-containing protein; protein product: MVKERGILNFRTALLFITMMAVLAGCSTGTASKDSGAAAAEGSAKVKKIIVGTGTQFPNVCFIDDKGQLTGYDVELIREIDKRLPDYEFEFSTMDFKNLLLSLETKKIDLIAHQMEVNEERQAKFLFNDEAYNIFPNKVVVSQKNDTVHSMDDLEGKKLIVGATSNAAVLAEKWNAAHGNTIDIVYSGAGEDTITQIKTGRVDATISTQFAIDYQNKAVDAQLKTVGDALSNSKVYFILNKDEQELKTKVDEALKSIKADGTLAKLSKEWLGANYTVEE